In one Pseudarthrobacter oxydans genomic region, the following are encoded:
- a CDS encoding lyase family protein, whose protein sequence is MTGAAGLGDTAVFGGEGDAGLLSPVSASPLVAALTGDRAVLAAILAVESGWAAVLEKAGLAPAGAAAVVSAAAEPGRYSVAAIARRAQGGGNPVIPLLADLRKQVAALDVANLGAGKAVHTSLTSQDVLDTALMLVARNTVEALLGDLKRTTAALAALAERHADTLCVGRSLTQHSLPFTFGLRAAQWFQGTAAAGRPLAGLDFPAQFGGAAGTLAAATVLTRGSAATPFGLADALASQLGLAAAPAPWHTNRMAVTSLGNALAAVMDAFGKIAADVLFLSRPEVGELAEPRAAGRGVSSAMPQKQNPVLSVLVRSAALQAPALAAQLHLAAANFNDERPDAAWHTEWPALRQLLALSLGAAGHVRELAEGLQVFPDAMRRNLDLAGPLLLAEGVGAAVAPLLPDKGGLSGKQQLQAVVDRTLQAPPAEQAATYRKLLREAVPAGVLSDLQLEEILNPASYLGEAPEIARRILAAYPDFAANPPADTEPNGASRG, encoded by the coding sequence GTGACCGGAGCCGCCGGCCTGGGAGATACGGCCGTCTTCGGAGGAGAGGGCGACGCCGGACTGCTGAGCCCCGTCTCGGCGTCGCCCCTTGTGGCGGCGCTGACCGGGGACCGCGCAGTCCTGGCAGCGATCCTCGCCGTCGAGTCCGGCTGGGCCGCCGTGCTGGAGAAGGCGGGCCTGGCACCTGCCGGTGCCGCCGCCGTCGTGTCCGCTGCCGCGGAACCCGGCCGGTACAGCGTGGCCGCCATCGCCCGGCGTGCCCAGGGCGGCGGCAACCCGGTCATCCCGCTGCTTGCCGACTTGCGGAAGCAGGTTGCCGCGCTGGATGTCGCCAATCTTGGGGCGGGGAAAGCGGTGCACACCTCCCTGACCAGCCAGGACGTCCTGGACACGGCGCTGATGCTGGTGGCCCGCAACACCGTGGAGGCGCTGCTGGGTGACCTGAAACGCACGACGGCGGCGCTCGCGGCCCTGGCGGAACGGCATGCGGATACGTTGTGCGTGGGCAGGAGCCTGACGCAGCATTCCCTGCCCTTCACGTTCGGACTGCGGGCGGCACAGTGGTTCCAGGGCACGGCTGCCGCAGGCCGGCCACTGGCGGGCCTGGACTTCCCGGCCCAGTTCGGCGGCGCGGCGGGCACCCTCGCGGCTGCCACTGTACTGACCCGCGGTTCAGCTGCCACCCCCTTCGGGCTCGCCGATGCCCTGGCCTCCCAGCTCGGCCTGGCCGCGGCCCCTGCACCGTGGCACACCAACCGGATGGCCGTGACGTCGCTGGGCAACGCCCTGGCCGCAGTGATGGACGCCTTCGGCAAGATCGCGGCGGATGTCCTGTTCCTGAGCCGTCCCGAGGTCGGCGAGCTGGCTGAGCCGCGGGCCGCCGGCCGGGGCGTCTCTTCCGCCATGCCGCAGAAACAGAACCCCGTGTTGTCCGTGCTGGTCCGCAGCGCCGCGCTGCAGGCCCCGGCCCTGGCCGCCCAGCTGCACCTGGCCGCCGCCAACTTCAACGACGAACGCCCGGACGCCGCGTGGCACACCGAGTGGCCCGCCCTTCGGCAGCTCCTGGCCCTGTCCCTCGGGGCCGCCGGCCACGTCCGCGAACTGGCCGAGGGCCTCCAGGTGTTCCCGGACGCCATGCGCCGGAACCTGGACCTCGCCGGGCCGCTGCTTTTGGCTGAAGGCGTGGGTGCGGCTGTTGCCCCGCTGCTTCCGGACAAGGGCGGGCTCAGCGGAAAGCAGCAGCTCCAGGCCGTGGTGGACCGGACGCTCCAGGCCCCGCCCGCGGAGCAGGCCGCCACGTACCGCAAGCTGCTCCGCGAGGCGGTCCCCGCCGGGGTCCTGAGCGACCTTCAGCTGGAGGAAATCCTCAACCCCGCCAGCTATCTCGGCG
- the pcaG gene encoding protocatechuate 3,4-dioxygenase subunit alpha codes for MSTKLVPTPGQTVGPFYGYALPFEKDNELLAPGSPGSIRLQGTVYDGAGHTIPDAILEIWQPDAQGNVVQKTGSLVRDGYTFTGWGRGAVGNSGVFTFTTVNPGPTKPGAAPFISVALFARGLTNRLFTRIYLPEDTGALANDPLLSSLDPERRKTLIARRDADGGLTWDIRLQGEGETVFLDFQ; via the coding sequence ATGAGCACCAAACTTGTTCCCACCCCAGGCCAGACCGTTGGCCCCTTCTACGGCTACGCCCTGCCTTTCGAGAAGGACAACGAGCTCCTGGCCCCGGGTTCACCCGGCTCCATCCGGCTCCAGGGCACGGTGTACGACGGCGCCGGACACACCATCCCCGACGCCATCCTGGAAATCTGGCAGCCCGACGCCCAGGGCAACGTGGTCCAGAAGACCGGCTCCCTGGTCCGCGACGGCTACACCTTCACCGGGTGGGGCCGCGGCGCCGTGGGGAACTCCGGCGTCTTCACCTTCACCACGGTCAACCCAGGCCCCACCAAGCCGGGCGCGGCACCGTTCATCTCCGTGGCGCTCTTCGCCCGCGGCCTGACCAACCGGCTGTTCACCCGCATCTACCTGCCGGAAGACACCGGGGCCCTGGCCAACGACCCCCTGCTCAGCTCCCTGGATCCGGAGCGCCGCAAGACACTCATCGCCCGCCGCGACGCCGACGGCGGCCTCACCTGGGACATCCGCCTGCAGGGTGAGGGCGAGACCGTCTTCCTGGACTTCCAGTGA
- the pcaH gene encoding protocatechuate 3,4-dioxygenase subunit beta, producing the protein MPEDINAELETDESVPPAEPKAAHLPLDLAIETQADLNAEISALGEAYARALKDGAPAETQPRLDYPPYRSSILRHPTKSLQHADPETIELYSPAFGHQDVHALESDLTIQHNGEPQGERIIVSGRVLDGDGRPVAGQLVEIWQANSSGRYIHKRDQHPAPIDPNFTGIGRCITGPDGSYRFITIKPGAYPWKNHLNAWRPAHIHFSLFGTEFTQRIITQMYFPGDQLFPLDPIYQTIVDQDARDRLVATYDHSLTEPEWALGYNWDIVLTGPKRTWTENEALGAEGDEE; encoded by the coding sequence GTGCCGGAAGACATCAACGCCGAGCTTGAAACGGACGAGTCTGTGCCGCCCGCCGAGCCCAAGGCAGCCCACCTGCCCCTGGACCTCGCCATCGAAACCCAGGCTGACCTCAATGCGGAGATCAGTGCCCTGGGCGAGGCCTATGCCCGGGCCCTCAAAGACGGTGCGCCCGCCGAGACCCAGCCCCGGCTGGACTACCCGCCCTACCGCTCCAGCATCCTGCGGCATCCCACCAAGAGCCTGCAGCATGCGGACCCGGAGACCATCGAGCTGTACTCCCCGGCCTTCGGGCACCAGGACGTCCATGCACTGGAATCGGACCTGACCATCCAGCACAACGGCGAGCCGCAGGGTGAGCGCATCATCGTGTCCGGCCGGGTCCTGGACGGCGACGGCCGCCCGGTGGCCGGCCAGCTGGTGGAGATCTGGCAGGCCAACTCCTCCGGCCGCTACATCCACAAGCGTGACCAGCACCCCGCGCCGATCGATCCCAACTTCACGGGCATCGGCCGCTGCATCACCGGCCCGGACGGCTCCTACCGGTTCATCACCATCAAGCCCGGCGCCTACCCGTGGAAGAACCACCTGAACGCCTGGCGCCCGGCGCACATCCACTTCTCCCTGTTCGGCACGGAGTTCACCCAGCGCATCATCACCCAGATGTACTTCCCCGGTGACCAGCTCTTCCCGCTGGACCCGATCTACCAGACCATCGTGGACCAGGATGCCCGCGACCGGCTGGTGGCCACGTACGACCACAGCCTCACCGAGCCGGAGTGGGCCCTGGGCTACAACTGGGACATTGTCCTGACCGGGCCCAAGCGCACCTGGACCGAAAACGAGGCGCTCGGCGCAGAAGGTGACGAGGAGTAG
- a CDS encoding TIM barrel protein: MRTGIATVCLSGTLKEKMQACAIAGFDGIEIFEQDLITSPLSPEDVRKMAADLGLGLDLYQPFRDFDGVTPDLLKANLRRAEAKFRLMSRLGMDTILVCSNVATATIDDDDLRASQLSELAELAGEHGIRVAYEALAWGKYVNDYEHAYRLVEMVDHPNFGTCLDSFHILSRDWDTAPIEKINAEKIFFVQLADAPKLSMDVLSWSRHYRVFPGEGQFELAKFMGHVVRAGYAGPVSLEVFNDVFRQSDVDRTAVDAMRSLIWLEEQSAKWLSGTAEAAGGSSAASRRRYPMELATLPKVNEPAGFNFAEVKADDTVQLEKLLGQLGFEFEGRHRTKDVQLWTMGQARVIINEQAASHAEPSIAALGFDVDSPVIASARAQQLKAPVVARKVQADEEVFQGISAPDSTEIFLCQGSPDGTAAWTHEFGEGLEHPRVARNAVIDHVNLAQPWQHFDEAVLFYTSALALEPQPFAEVPSPSGLVRSQVMQTSDGAVRLVLNLAPVQQAAGQGTQAVPKTYQEHIAFAVDDLVAAARAARDRGLEFLQIPANYYEDLDARFDLEPGFLATLKDLNLLYDRDADGEFLHFYTATVGSVFFEMVERRGNYDGYGAPNAPVRHAVQYDSLHRT, from the coding sequence ATGCGCACCGGAATTGCCACCGTCTGCCTCTCCGGCACGCTGAAGGAAAAGATGCAGGCCTGCGCCATCGCGGGCTTCGACGGCATCGAGATCTTCGAACAGGACCTAATCACCTCGCCGCTGAGCCCCGAGGATGTGCGGAAGATGGCCGCAGACCTCGGCCTGGGGCTGGACCTCTACCAGCCGTTCCGGGATTTCGACGGCGTCACCCCGGACCTGCTGAAGGCCAACCTTCGGCGTGCTGAAGCGAAGTTCAGGCTGATGTCCCGGCTGGGCATGGACACCATCCTCGTCTGCTCGAACGTGGCTACGGCCACCATCGACGACGACGACCTCCGCGCCTCCCAGCTCTCCGAACTCGCGGAGCTGGCAGGGGAGCACGGCATCAGGGTCGCCTACGAGGCCCTGGCCTGGGGCAAGTACGTCAATGACTACGAGCATGCCTACCGCCTGGTGGAGATGGTGGACCACCCCAACTTCGGCACGTGCCTTGACTCCTTCCACATCCTCTCCCGCGACTGGGACACCGCGCCCATCGAGAAGATCAACGCGGAGAAGATCTTCTTTGTCCAGCTGGCGGACGCCCCCAAGCTCTCCATGGACGTCCTGTCCTGGAGCCGCCACTACCGCGTGTTCCCCGGCGAAGGCCAGTTCGAGCTCGCCAAGTTCATGGGCCACGTGGTCCGAGCCGGCTACGCCGGCCCGGTCTCGCTGGAAGTCTTCAACGACGTCTTCCGCCAGTCCGACGTCGACCGCACGGCCGTGGACGCCATGCGGTCGCTGATCTGGCTGGAGGAACAGAGTGCCAAATGGCTGTCAGGCACCGCGGAAGCCGCAGGCGGCAGCAGTGCTGCCTCCCGCCGTCGTTACCCCATGGAACTGGCCACCCTGCCCAAGGTGAACGAACCGGCCGGCTTCAACTTCGCCGAGGTCAAGGCGGACGACACCGTGCAGCTTGAGAAGCTCCTGGGGCAGCTCGGCTTCGAATTCGAGGGCCGGCACCGCACCAAGGACGTCCAGCTGTGGACCATGGGCCAGGCCCGCGTGATCATCAACGAGCAGGCGGCATCACACGCCGAGCCGTCCATCGCCGCGCTGGGTTTCGACGTCGATTCCCCCGTGATTGCCTCGGCCCGCGCGCAGCAGCTGAAGGCGCCCGTGGTGGCCCGTAAGGTCCAGGCGGACGAGGAAGTATTCCAGGGCATTTCCGCCCCGGACTCCACTGAGATCTTCCTGTGCCAGGGCAGCCCGGACGGCACGGCCGCATGGACGCATGAATTCGGCGAGGGCCTGGAGCACCCGCGAGTGGCACGGAACGCGGTCATTGACCATGTGAACCTCGCCCAGCCGTGGCAGCACTTCGACGAAGCCGTCCTCTTCTACACCAGCGCCCTGGCACTGGAGCCGCAGCCGTTCGCCGAAGTCCCCAGCCCCAGCGGGCTGGTGCGCTCCCAGGTCATGCAGACGTCCGACGGCGCGGTGCGGCTGGTGCTGAACCTGGCGCCGGTGCAGCAGGCCGCCGGGCAAGGTACCCAGGCCGTGCCCAAGACTTACCAGGAACACATCGCCTTCGCCGTGGACGACCTCGTGGCCGCCGCCAGAGCCGCCCGTGACCGGGGACTGGAATTCCTGCAGATCCCCGCGAACTACTACGAGGACCTGGACGCCCGCTTCGACCTCGAACCCGGATTCCTGGCCACCCTCAAGGACCTCAACCTCCTGTACGACCGCGATGCCGACGGCGAATTCCTCCACTTCTACACGGCCACCGTTGGCAGCGTGTTCTTCGAAATGGTGGAACGCCGCGGCAACTATGACGGCTACGGGGCACCCAACGCCCCGGTCCGCCACGCAGTGCAGTACGACTCGCTGCACCGCACCTGA
- a CDS encoding shikimate dehydrogenase has translation MSNRTESYLVGLVGDGVMPSLTPPMHEREGDVQGLRYLYRPIDLLELGLSGESVGELLRSARNLGFNGLNITHPCKQLVLQHLDEVSPDARRLGAVNTVVIEDGRFVGHNTDFSGFAAALASGLPAAKLDRVVQLGAGGAGSAVAYALLSAGVRHLDLVDMDAARGAARAAELAGFFPDSTVTARTTTELPRLMPLADGLVHCTPVGMAAHPGVPLDLDLLEPRHWVADIVYRPIETELVRGARAKGCDVLDGGRMAVGQAADAFRIFTGLEADPDRMRSHFLELVAAEEVAA, from the coding sequence ATGAGTAATCGAACTGAGTCCTACCTCGTGGGACTGGTCGGCGACGGCGTGATGCCGTCACTCACCCCGCCCATGCACGAACGCGAAGGTGATGTGCAGGGACTGCGCTACCTTTACCGGCCCATCGACCTCCTGGAACTGGGCCTTTCCGGGGAATCCGTGGGAGAGCTCCTCAGGAGCGCCCGGAACCTCGGCTTCAATGGACTGAACATCACCCACCCCTGCAAGCAGCTGGTCCTGCAGCACCTGGATGAAGTTTCTCCGGACGCCCGCCGGCTGGGCGCCGTCAACACCGTGGTGATCGAAGACGGCCGGTTCGTCGGCCACAACACCGACTTTTCCGGCTTTGCCGCCGCGCTGGCTTCCGGCCTCCCTGCCGCAAAGCTGGACCGCGTGGTGCAGCTGGGTGCCGGCGGTGCCGGTTCCGCCGTCGCCTACGCCCTGCTCTCCGCCGGTGTCCGCCACCTGGACCTCGTGGACATGGACGCCGCCCGCGGTGCCGCCCGGGCCGCTGAACTGGCCGGCTTCTTTCCGGACAGCACCGTGACGGCACGGACGACGACGGAGCTGCCGCGGCTGATGCCCCTGGCCGACGGCCTGGTGCACTGCACCCCCGTGGGCATGGCCGCCCACCCCGGCGTTCCCCTCGACCTGGACCTGCTGGAGCCCCGGCACTGGGTGGCGGACATCGTCTACCGCCCCATCGAGACCGAACTCGTCCGCGGCGCCCGCGCCAAGGGCTGCGACGTGCTGGACGGCGGCCGCATGGCCGTGGGCCAGGCCGCCGACGCCTTCCGCATCTTTACCGGCCTCGAAGCGGACCCGGACCGCATGCGCAGCCACTTCCTGGAACTTGTGGCCGCAGAGGAGGTGGCTGCCTGA
- a CDS encoding IclR family transcriptional regulator — protein sequence MSVNQTTADDDAAVDIKADAKAAKADRTDMVGKALGLLVLLGDEPRGASAAEISRRADLPFSTTYRLLGSLTRDGFVDYEPDGRRYHLGLRIFQLGQRVSNHHGFAGTAMPVLRRVTEQTGEATILSVRDGHHHLTVNKVDGPQMFRVTSDPGHLGSLSTTAVGKALVAFAEDAEREKLLAELPLERLTEKSITDRDAFRAEIEKVRAQGYAVMDEENEAGMRAVAVPLLNSQGHAFASLAAAVPVFRLSLEGLEAHVPLLQEAAAELAARLPQR from the coding sequence ATGAGTGTGAATCAAACCACAGCTGACGACGATGCAGCTGTCGACATCAAAGCGGACGCCAAGGCGGCCAAGGCGGACCGTACGGACATGGTGGGCAAGGCCCTGGGCCTCCTGGTCCTCCTGGGAGACGAGCCCCGCGGCGCGAGTGCCGCGGAAATCTCCCGCCGTGCGGACCTGCCCTTCAGCACCACTTACCGCCTGCTGGGATCGCTGACGCGGGACGGGTTCGTTGATTATGAACCGGACGGGCGCCGGTACCACCTGGGCCTGAGGATCTTCCAGCTGGGCCAGCGGGTCTCGAACCACCACGGCTTCGCAGGAACGGCCATGCCGGTTTTGCGCCGGGTGACCGAGCAGACGGGTGAGGCAACCATCCTGAGTGTCCGGGACGGCCACCACCACCTGACGGTGAACAAGGTGGACGGCCCGCAGATGTTCAGGGTGACCAGCGACCCCGGACACCTGGGCTCCCTCTCCACTACCGCCGTCGGCAAGGCCCTGGTGGCCTTCGCGGAGGATGCCGAGCGGGAAAAGCTGTTGGCGGAGCTTCCGCTGGAGCGGTTGACGGAAAAGTCCATTACGGACCGCGACGCCTTCCGTGCCGAAATCGAGAAGGTCCGGGCCCAGGGGTATGCGGTGATGGATGAGGAGAACGAGGCCGGCATGCGCGCCGTCGCGGTCCCGCTCCTCAACTCCCAGGGCCACGCGTTCGCCTCGCTGGCCGCTGCCGTTCCTGTCTTCCGCCTGAGCCTTGAAGGCCTGGAGGCGCACGTTCCCCTGCTGCAGGAGGCCGCGGCGGAACTGGCCGCGCGCCTTCCGCAGCGGTGA
- a CDS encoding MFS transporter gives MSQLLPSTEPGIAAPAGTPKKAALASFLGSAVEYYDFFIFGSAAALIFPTVFFPNADANAAIMSFATFGFAYVARPVGAVILGHFGDRVGRRKVLMFTLLLMGASTFLIGCLPDFNTVGWWAPALLVLARLCQGLSAAGEQAGASSMTLEHAPDNRRSFFTSWTLTGTQGGQILAALVFIPVLALPDEIKYGIGWRIPFWLSAVVVVVAFFIRRTLHEPPAFEEAQKSAQISKLPVADLLKGHWRDVLRVICCAFIAAVSTVFGTLAISYAKTVAGVDGTTTLWLVVGANLVALGTQPLFGMLADKIGRKPVFIYGAVASAALTPVFLLSLESGSVPLMFLAAIGFFSCGYAASNAVWPSFYAEMFSTKVRFSGLAIGTQLGFLMAGFAPAIVAAMGGIKPGGWVQISIFTGIICSVAVISALTAKESFRTPTKQLGLK, from the coding sequence ATGAGCCAGTTACTTCCGTCCACTGAGCCAGGCATCGCCGCCCCGGCCGGGACGCCGAAGAAGGCAGCCCTCGCCAGCTTCCTGGGCAGCGCCGTCGAATACTACGACTTCTTCATCTTCGGTTCCGCCGCAGCCCTGATCTTCCCCACGGTCTTCTTCCCCAATGCTGACGCGAACGCGGCCATCATGTCCTTCGCCACCTTCGGCTTCGCCTACGTGGCGCGGCCGGTTGGCGCCGTCATCCTGGGCCACTTCGGCGACAGGGTGGGCCGCCGGAAGGTCCTGATGTTCACTCTCCTGCTGATGGGTGCCTCCACCTTCCTGATCGGCTGCCTTCCGGACTTCAACACCGTTGGCTGGTGGGCTCCGGCCCTGCTGGTCCTGGCCCGGCTTTGCCAGGGCCTCTCCGCCGCCGGCGAGCAGGCAGGCGCCTCCTCCATGACGCTGGAGCACGCCCCGGACAACCGCCGCTCCTTCTTCACCTCCTGGACCCTCACCGGTACCCAGGGCGGCCAGATCCTCGCTGCCCTCGTCTTCATCCCCGTGCTCGCCCTTCCGGACGAGATCAAGTACGGCATCGGCTGGCGCATCCCGTTCTGGCTGAGTGCCGTGGTGGTTGTTGTTGCCTTCTTCATCCGCCGCACCCTGCACGAGCCGCCGGCCTTCGAGGAAGCACAGAAGTCTGCGCAGATCTCCAAGCTCCCTGTCGCCGACCTCCTCAAGGGCCACTGGCGCGACGTCCTCCGCGTCATCTGCTGCGCCTTCATCGCCGCCGTCTCCACCGTGTTCGGCACCCTCGCCATCAGCTACGCCAAGACGGTTGCCGGCGTGGACGGCACCACCACTCTGTGGCTCGTCGTCGGCGCCAACCTGGTGGCACTGGGCACCCAGCCGCTCTTCGGCATGCTCGCTGACAAGATCGGTCGCAAGCCGGTGTTCATCTACGGTGCCGTGGCCAGTGCCGCGCTGACCCCCGTGTTCCTGCTCAGCCTGGAATCCGGCAGCGTGCCGCTGATGTTCCTGGCAGCCATCGGCTTCTTCTCCTGCGGCTACGCAGCCTCCAACGCCGTCTGGCCGTCCTTCTACGCCGAGATGTTCAGCACCAAGGTGCGCTTCTCCGGCCTGGCCATCGGCACCCAGCTGGGCTTCCTGATGGCAGGCTTCGCCCCGGCGATCGTCGCGGCCATGGGCGGCATCAAGCCCGGCGGGTGGGTCCAGATCAGCATCTTTACCGGCATCATCTGCTCCGTCGCGGTCATCTCCGCCCTCACGGCCAAGGAATCCTTCAGGACCCCCACCAAGCAGCTCGGCCTGAAGTAA
- a CDS encoding ATP-dependent DNA ligase, producing the protein MELPVMPPVPPMLAKAVSGIPEGELSYEPKWDGFRSIIFRDGDELEIGSRNEKPMTRYFPELVEALKENLPPRCVVDGEIILIGSSGDRLDFDTLQQRIHPAASRVKLLAAQTPASFVAFDLLALGDDDYTGRPFTERRAALEKALAGSKAPVHLTAATTDKDTAEQWFRQFEGAGLDGVVAKRLDGRYEPDKRVMFKTKHERTADCVVAGYRLHKSGPDAIGSLLLGLYKDDGGLASVGVIGAFPMKRRQELFEQLQPLVTTFDDHPWAWAKQEEGERTPRNAEGSRWSAGKDLSFVPLRPELVVEVRYDHMEGERFRHTAQFNRWRPDRDPESCTYAQLEEPVSFDLASVLETGRP; encoded by the coding sequence ATGGAACTTCCCGTGATGCCGCCGGTCCCGCCCATGCTTGCGAAGGCCGTCAGCGGCATCCCGGAGGGGGAGCTCAGTTATGAACCCAAGTGGGACGGGTTCCGGTCCATCATCTTCCGCGACGGCGATGAGCTGGAGATCGGCAGCCGCAACGAAAAACCAATGACCCGCTACTTCCCGGAACTTGTCGAGGCGCTGAAGGAGAACCTGCCGCCACGCTGCGTGGTGGACGGCGAGATCATCCTGATCGGTTCCTCCGGCGACCGGCTGGATTTCGACACCCTCCAGCAGCGCATCCACCCCGCCGCCAGCCGGGTGAAGCTGCTCGCGGCGCAGACGCCGGCCTCCTTCGTGGCGTTCGACCTGCTGGCCCTGGGCGACGACGACTACACGGGCCGGCCCTTCACGGAACGGCGGGCGGCGCTTGAGAAGGCGCTCGCCGGCAGCAAGGCCCCGGTCCACCTCACCGCCGCCACCACGGACAAGGACACGGCGGAGCAGTGGTTCCGGCAGTTCGAGGGTGCCGGGCTGGACGGCGTGGTGGCCAAACGCCTGGACGGCAGGTATGAGCCGGACAAGCGTGTGATGTTCAAGACCAAGCACGAGCGCACGGCCGACTGCGTGGTGGCCGGTTACCGGCTGCACAAGAGCGGGCCGGATGCCATCGGATCCCTGCTGCTGGGCTTATACAAGGACGACGGCGGCCTGGCCAGCGTGGGCGTGATCGGCGCCTTCCCCATGAAGCGGCGGCAGGAACTGTTTGAACAGCTCCAGCCGCTGGTGACCACCTTCGATGACCATCCGTGGGCTTGGGCGAAGCAGGAGGAAGGCGAACGGACCCCGCGGAACGCCGAAGGCAGCCGGTGGAGCGCGGGCAAGGACCTGTCCTTCGTCCCGCTGCGCCCGGAACTGGTGGTGGAGGTCCGCTACGACCACATGGAGGGCGAAAGGTTCCGCCACACGGCCCAGTTCAACCGCTGGCGGCCGGACCGGGACCCGGAATCCTGCACCTACGCGCAGCTGGAGGAGCCGGTCAGCTTTGACCTGGCGTCGGTGCTGGAGACCGGCCGGCCGTAG